In Mesorhizobium sp. 113-3-3, a genomic segment contains:
- a CDS encoding GntR family transcriptional regulator: MADRTQFGLSAIDSVPLHEKVYLELVRALMSGQFTPGQKLTSRKLAKELGTSDMPVRSAFMRLQALRALSPMPNGSVEVPVISAERFSQLTAVRTILEGSATELATKRINGNNLRTIRRHSSELTLAAREGDIDDYLRKNYAFKFSIYRHCGNEQMIFLIETVWMQVGPFLRNLAMGFEDDLASILDIDYHEEVVAAIEAQDAARAREAIVRDIEEGAAHILRQARFPGAGR; this comes from the coding sequence ATGGCCGACAGAACACAATTCGGGTTGAGCGCCATCGACAGCGTGCCCCTGCATGAAAAGGTCTATCTGGAGCTCGTCCGGGCGCTGATGTCGGGCCAGTTCACGCCCGGCCAGAAGTTGACGTCACGCAAGCTTGCCAAGGAACTCGGCACCAGCGACATGCCGGTGCGCAGCGCCTTCATGCGGCTGCAGGCGCTGCGGGCGCTGAGCCCGATGCCGAACGGCAGTGTCGAGGTGCCGGTCATTTCGGCCGAACGATTTTCGCAATTGACCGCCGTGCGCACGATCCTGGAAGGCTCGGCGACCGAACTCGCGACAAAGCGCATCAACGGCAACAATCTGCGCACGATCCGGCGCCACAGCAGCGAATTGACCCTGGCGGCGCGCGAGGGCGACATCGACGATTATCTCAGGAAGAACTACGCCTTCAAATTCTCGATCTATCGCCATTGCGGCAACGAGCAAATGATCTTCCTGATCGAGACCGTATGGATGCAGGTCGGCCCCTTCCTCCGGAACCTCGCCATGGGGTTCGAGGACGATCTCGCCTCGATCCTCGACATCGATTATCATGAGGAAGTCGTCGCCGCGATCGAGGCGCAGGACGCGGCGCGCGCCCGCGAGGCCATCGTGCGCGACATCGAAGAAGGCGCCGCGCACATCTTGCGGCAGGCCAGATTTCCGGGCGCAGGGCGCTAG
- a CDS encoding glutamine synthetase family protein has translation MSDAIADVLSWLESRSDIQSLRAAVCDLNGVMRGKRIPVEQARKALEGKLRMPYSLIGLDIWGEDIEGNSLVFSTGDADGLCQWTGRGILPVDWTAHPTALVPLWLADESGAPYLGDPRRALARILDRYKALGLTPVAATELEFYLVDPQSQRPVGPVSPVTGRRLDSDAALSIDEIDDFEAFIHDVYDACRAQGIPVDTAIAENGVGQFEINLNHVADALRAADDAVLFKRTVKGIARKHGFAACFMAKPYGDRAGNGFHVHFSLVDAEGRNVFDDGTDQGSQTMRHAVGGLLAAMAESTLVFAPHYNSYRRLRPRSYAPTAVAWGYENRMVAIRIPGGPTGARRIEHRVSGADANPYLVLAAILGAALIGIERQMSPGDPIGNDGQGVVPAKLPPDWASAIATFESGTHVAEIFPAILRDSFIACKRQELNTFALNVSDFEIETYLESV, from the coding sequence TTGAGCGATGCAATTGCGGACGTTCTGAGCTGGCTTGAAAGCAGAAGCGACATACAAAGCCTGAGGGCGGCGGTGTGCGACCTCAACGGCGTCATGCGGGGAAAACGCATTCCCGTGGAGCAGGCCCGCAAGGCGCTGGAAGGCAAGCTGCGCATGCCCTATTCGCTGATCGGGCTCGACATCTGGGGCGAGGACATCGAAGGCAACAGTCTGGTTTTCTCGACCGGCGATGCCGACGGGCTCTGCCAATGGACGGGACGCGGCATCCTGCCGGTGGACTGGACAGCGCATCCGACGGCACTTGTCCCGCTCTGGCTCGCCGACGAAAGCGGCGCGCCCTATCTCGGCGATCCCCGGCGGGCGCTCGCCCGCATCCTCGACCGCTACAAGGCGCTCGGCCTGACCCCGGTCGCGGCGACGGAACTCGAATTCTATCTGGTCGATCCGCAATCGCAGCGGCCGGTCGGGCCGGTGTCACCGGTCACCGGACGGCGTCTGGATTCCGACGCGGCGCTGTCGATCGACGAGATCGACGATTTCGAGGCCTTCATCCATGACGTCTACGACGCCTGCCGGGCGCAAGGCATTCCCGTCGACACGGCGATTGCCGAAAACGGGGTCGGCCAGTTCGAGATCAATCTGAACCATGTCGCCGACGCGCTGCGGGCGGCCGACGATGCGGTGCTGTTCAAGCGCACGGTGAAGGGCATTGCCCGCAAGCACGGCTTTGCCGCCTGCTTCATGGCAAAACCCTACGGCGACCGGGCCGGCAACGGCTTCCACGTCCATTTCAGCCTGGTAGACGCCGAAGGCCGCAATGTGTTCGACGACGGCACCGACCAGGGCTCGCAAACCATGCGCCACGCCGTCGGCGGGCTGCTGGCGGCGATGGCCGAGAGCACGCTGGTGTTCGCGCCGCACTACAATTCCTACCGCAGGCTTCGCCCGCGCTCCTATGCGCCGACTGCGGTCGCCTGGGGCTACGAGAACCGCATGGTCGCGATCCGCATTCCCGGCGGCCCGACCGGGGCGCGCCGCATCGAGCATCGCGTGTCGGGCGCGGACGCCAATCCCTATCTGGTGCTTGCCGCCATACTGGGCGCGGCCCTGATCGGCATCGAAAGGCAGATGTCGCCGGGCGATCCGATCGGGAACGATGGCCAGGGCGTCGTGCCGGCCAAGCTGCCGCCGGACTGGGCCTCGGCAATCGCCACCTTCGAGAGCGGCACGCATGTGGCGGAGATCTTTCCGGCGATCCTGCGCGACTCCTTCATCGCCTGCAAACGCCAGGAGTTGAACACTTTCGCGCTCAACGTCAGCGACTTCGAGATCGAGACCTATCTCGAAAGCGTCTAG
- a CDS encoding MurR/RpiR family transcriptional regulator, translating into MSVLKQIHAKLDGMAPSDREIGQYIVDNPDRMLRLSTAALAAEIGRSQSSVVKFSQKLGYASYQELKLAVSEAKAQDWQVPAGVIHGSIEVGDTYPVILKKLIGSKLLSMQQTVAANTERIIGRTLELLDGARRIHLVGVGASSLVARDFSYKLMKLGRNVLHDSDSHIQMANAATLGPGDVLFALSYSGASIETLRIAELAAKRGAMVIAVTGLHDNPLSRVADIRLYTIADEERARSSSITARDAQLTLTDLLFILLVQRQPDANDYVHNSEMAVSVLKAERSS; encoded by the coding sequence ATGTCCGTTCTCAAGCAGATCCATGCGAAGCTCGACGGCATGGCGCCCAGCGATCGCGAGATCGGCCAGTACATCGTCGACAATCCCGACCGGATGCTGCGCCTGTCGACGGCGGCCCTTGCCGCCGAGATCGGCCGCAGCCAGTCGAGTGTCGTCAAGTTCAGCCAGAAACTCGGCTATGCCAGCTATCAGGAGCTCAAGCTCGCCGTCAGCGAGGCCAAGGCGCAGGACTGGCAGGTGCCGGCCGGCGTTATCCACGGTTCGATCGAGGTCGGCGACACCTATCCGGTCATCCTGAAGAAGCTGATCGGCAGCAAGCTTTTGTCGATGCAGCAGACCGTCGCCGCCAACACCGAGCGCATCATCGGCCGCACACTGGAGCTGCTGGACGGCGCGCGCCGCATCCATCTGGTCGGCGTCGGCGCCTCCTCGCTGGTGGCGCGCGATTTCTCCTACAAGCTGATGAAGCTCGGCCGCAACGTGCTGCATGACAGCGACAGCCACATCCAGATGGCCAATGCCGCGACGCTCGGGCCCGGCGACGTGCTGTTCGCGCTCTCCTATTCCGGCGCCAGCATCGAAACCTTGCGCATCGCCGAGCTCGCCGCCAAGCGCGGCGCGATGGTGATCGCCGTCACCGGCCTGCACGACAATCCATTGAGCCGGGTCGCCGACATCCGCCTCTACACCATCGCGGATGAGGAGCGTGCGCGCTCCTCATCCATCACCGCGCGCGACGCGCAGCTGACGCTGACCGATCTGCTGTTCATCCTTTTGGTGCAGAGGCAGCCGGACGCCAACGACTATGTCCACAACAGCGAGATGGCGGTGTCGGTGCTGAAGGCCGAGCGGTCCTCGTAA
- the murA gene encoding UDP-N-acetylglucosamine 1-carboxyvinyltransferase: MDRLRIVGGRRLEGAVTISGAKNAALPQIAAALLSPYPLELSNLPAVTDVENMLGVVRLHGAEVTRSAHAATIDTSAAVSKETSYDTVRKMRATVLVLAPLLARFGHARVSLPGGCAIGARPVDMHVAALAALGARIAIENGLIVASAPNGLTGTRIVLSSPSVGATETAMMAATTARGETEILNAAREPEVADLAACLNAMGARIEGAGTHRILIAGDTGWHAARHDIIPDRIEAGTYAIAAAITGGQLELTHARLEHMASVVQLLEATGVSVWPGDRGLIVSRDRPLKAADLTTEPYPGFPTDLQAQFMALMCCAEGASLLRETIFENRFMHVPELMRLGANIKLQGTMALVRGGEKLHGAQVMATDLRASVSLVLAALVSEGETIINRVYHLDRGYEQLDRKLRLCGADIERLSP, translated from the coding sequence ATGGACAGATTGCGGATCGTCGGCGGACGAAGACTGGAAGGCGCGGTCACCATATCCGGCGCCAAGAACGCTGCCTTGCCGCAGATCGCAGCCGCCCTGCTCAGCCCCTACCCGCTCGAATTGAGCAATCTGCCCGCCGTGACGGACGTCGAGAACATGCTGGGTGTGGTGCGGCTTCACGGCGCTGAGGTGACGCGGTCGGCGCATGCCGCGACGATCGACACCAGTGCCGCCGTTTCGAAGGAAACGTCCTATGACACGGTCCGAAAAATGCGCGCGACCGTGCTCGTTCTGGCGCCGTTGCTGGCGCGGTTCGGCCATGCCCGGGTTTCACTGCCCGGCGGCTGCGCGATCGGCGCGCGGCCGGTCGACATGCATGTCGCCGCCCTCGCCGCACTTGGCGCCAGGATCGCCATCGAGAATGGTTTGATCGTCGCCTCGGCGCCGAACGGGCTGACCGGGACGCGCATCGTGCTCAGTTCGCCATCGGTCGGGGCAACGGAAACCGCCATGATGGCGGCGACCACGGCCAGGGGCGAAACCGAGATCCTCAACGCGGCGCGCGAGCCGGAAGTGGCCGATCTCGCCGCTTGCCTCAATGCCATGGGCGCGCGCATCGAGGGCGCCGGCACGCATCGCATCCTGATCGCCGGCGACACCGGCTGGCATGCGGCCCGGCACGACATCATCCCGGACCGCATCGAAGCCGGCACCTATGCGATTGCCGCGGCGATCACCGGCGGCCAGCTCGAGCTCACCCATGCCCGGCTCGAGCACATGGCCTCGGTGGTGCAATTGCTGGAGGCCACCGGCGTCAGCGTCTGGCCCGGCGACCGTGGCCTGATCGTTTCACGCGACCGGCCGCTCAAGGCCGCCGATCTCACCACCGAACCCTATCCGGGTTTTCCGACCGATCTGCAGGCGCAGTTCATGGCGCTGATGTGTTGCGCCGAGGGTGCGTCGCTGCTGCGTGAAACCATCTTCGAGAACCGCTTCATGCATGTGCCCGAACTTATGCGGCTCGGCGCCAACATCAAGCTGCAGGGCACCATGGCCTTGGTGCGCGGCGGCGAGAAACTGCATGGCGCGCAGGTGATGGCCACCGACCTGCGCGCTTCGGTGTCGCTGGTGCTGGCGGCACTGGTCAGCGAGGGCGAGACGATCATCAACCGCGTCTATCATCTCGATCGCGGCTATGAGCAGCTGGACCGAAAGCTGCGCCTTTGCGGTGCCGACATCGAGCGGCTGAGCCCATGA
- a CDS encoding N-acetylglucosamine kinase, producing MSGPDYFLGVDGGGTGCRARIEDAQGNVLGQGLSGPATTRLGIDAAWASIAKAFGAAIDETGFGPAEAARIRAGIGLAGIGRKGALEALRAIAHPFASIDFVSDGVGACLGAHSGQDGAIVIAGTGSIGLGFAEGRDLRVGGYGFPISDEGSGADLGLKAMQLALRAHDDRHERSALLAEVMQRFEDDPMEAVAWMDRASATDYAALAPMVMRHADQGDPAGRRIVQSAAEQIDTLVRVLFEKGAPRVTLLGGLASPLEPWLSPDVRRRLKPADGDAVSGAIILAKRSLCVRQA from the coding sequence ATGAGCGGCCCGGACTATTTTCTCGGCGTCGACGGCGGCGGCACCGGCTGCCGGGCTCGTATCGAAGACGCGCAAGGCAACGTGCTGGGACAAGGCCTGTCCGGCCCGGCGACGACCCGGCTCGGCATCGACGCGGCCTGGGCCTCGATTGCCAAAGCCTTTGGCGCGGCGATCGACGAGACCGGGTTCGGGCCGGCCGAGGCCGCTCGGATACGCGCCGGCATCGGTCTTGCGGGTATCGGCCGCAAGGGCGCGCTGGAGGCGTTGCGTGCGATCGCGCATCCCTTTGCCAGCATCGATTTCGTCAGCGATGGCGTCGGCGCCTGCCTTGGTGCGCATTCCGGCCAGGACGGCGCCATCGTCATAGCCGGCACGGGCTCGATCGGCCTCGGCTTCGCCGAAGGCCGCGACCTGCGCGTTGGCGGCTACGGTTTTCCGATCTCGGACGAAGGCAGCGGCGCCGATCTTGGCCTGAAAGCCATGCAACTGGCGCTGCGCGCCCATGACGACCGGCACGAGCGGTCGGCGCTGCTGGCGGAGGTGATGCAGCGCTTCGAGGATGATCCGATGGAAGCGGTTGCCTGGATGGACCGTGCCAGCGCCACGGATTACGCCGCCCTGGCGCCGATGGTGATGCGCCATGCCGACCAGGGCGATCCGGCCGGGCGACGCATTGTGCAAAGTGCCGCCGAGCAGATCGACACGCTGGTGCGGGTGCTGTTCGAAAAAGGCGCGCCGCGCGTGACCTTGCTTGGCGGCCTCGCCAGCCCGCTCGAACCCTGGCTTTCGCCCGATGTCCGGCGCCGGCTGAAGCCCGCGGACGGCGACGCCGTTTCCGGCGCGATCATCCTCGCCAAGCGGTCGCTCTGCGTCCGGCAGGCCTAG
- the murQ gene encoding N-acetylmuramic acid 6-phosphate etherase, which translates to MTEQGLMSELDLLVSEGRNPRTMDIDLLPTIDVLRKINDEDRLVPAAVEKVLPEIAAAVDRIVLAFQKGARLIYIGAGTSGRLGVLDASECPPTFGVPEDMVIGLIAGGPDALVQSTEGAEDDPKMGAKALQEIGLTPDDVVVGIAVSGRTPYVIGGLKYARQVGATTVALSCNPASTIAGIADIAISPVVGPEVLTGSTRLKSGTAQKLVLNMLTTASMIRIGKSFQNLMVDLNPSNKKLVARATRIVMQTTGCSAQQARQALHQTSNDVKLAILVTITGLDTETARAALGKAGGFLRKAISDRMA; encoded by the coding sequence ATGACCGAGCAAGGGTTGATGTCCGAACTGGACCTGCTGGTTTCCGAAGGCCGCAACCCGCGGACGATGGATATCGACCTGCTGCCGACCATCGATGTGCTGCGCAAGATCAATGACGAGGACAGGCTTGTCCCGGCTGCCGTCGAAAAGGTGCTGCCGGAAATCGCGGCTGCGGTCGACCGCATCGTGCTTGCCTTCCAGAAAGGCGCGCGCCTCATCTATATCGGCGCCGGCACCAGCGGGCGGCTCGGCGTACTCGACGCCTCGGAATGTCCTCCCACCTTCGGCGTGCCCGAGGACATGGTGATCGGCCTGATCGCCGGCGGCCCGGACGCCTTGGTGCAGTCGACGGAAGGCGCCGAGGACGACCCGAAAATGGGCGCCAAGGCGTTGCAGGAGATCGGGCTAACACCAGACGACGTCGTGGTCGGCATCGCGGTCAGCGGGCGCACGCCTTACGTCATCGGCGGACTGAAATATGCCAGGCAAGTCGGCGCCACAACAGTCGCCCTGTCGTGCAATCCGGCATCGACAATTGCCGGCATCGCCGATATCGCCATCTCGCCGGTCGTTGGCCCGGAAGTGCTCACCGGCTCGACGAGGCTCAAGTCCGGAACCGCGCAGAAGCTGGTGCTCAACATGCTGACCACGGCTTCGATGATCCGCATCGGCAAGAGTTTTCAGAATCTGATGGTCGACCTCAACCCGTCCAACAAGAAGCTGGTGGCGAGGGCAACCAGGATCGTCATGCAGACCACCGGCTGTTCCGCGCAGCAGGCCAGGCAGGCACTCCACCAGACAAGCAACGACGTGAAGCTGGCGATCCTGGTGACGATCACCGGCCTCGATACCGAGACGGCACGAGCCGCCCTCGGCAAGGCCGGCGGTTTCCTGCGAAAGGCAATCAGCGACCGGATGGCATGA
- a CDS encoding ABC transporter substrate-binding protein: MTRHLTRSLLSGITVAAMLGIATVSTQAATLHMAWSQDATGLDPHKQTAFSSLRLLELIYEPLVRVDASLQIIPAIATSWEFSKDGKELTFKLDPKAKFQDGTAVTSADVKASFERILDEKTGAAARANFLSIAGIETPDAATVVFHLSQPDVPILTAMSDVNAAIVPAAEIKAGSVGTKALGSGPFKLDKWDPNAKEVLSANKDWAGGATGVDGIEISVLPDEAAILAAMRTKQIDFALLNDPLVATLVPKEASLQLNRVPVLAYHVLQLNPSRKPMTELQVRQAISCAIDRQEVLDTASLGEGKVTGPLTIPALATDPSQLFCYKRDVEKAKKLMAEAGFADGLSATVIGATGEPPTAAAEAQVIQSQLAEIGVKLDIKMMELNVYVDAWLKGDFDMAIALNGGRADPYTMYNRYWTKAGNLQKVANYIDDTLDSQMQQGRAETDPTKRKAIFAEFEKHLAEMSPWIWLYTSYSYTAQQKNIAGFVPTPTGTLFSLSKVTIQQ; the protein is encoded by the coding sequence ATGACAAGGCATCTCACAAGATCATTGCTGTCGGGCATCACGGTTGCCGCGATGCTCGGTATTGCGACGGTTTCGACGCAGGCGGCAACACTGCACATGGCCTGGTCGCAGGACGCAACCGGGCTTGACCCGCACAAGCAGACGGCCTTTTCGTCGCTGCGGCTCCTGGAACTGATCTATGAGCCGCTGGTGCGGGTCGACGCCAGCCTGCAGATCATCCCGGCAATCGCCACATCCTGGGAGTTCTCCAAGGATGGCAAGGAGTTGACCTTCAAGCTCGATCCCAAAGCGAAATTCCAGGACGGCACGGCGGTCACCTCCGCCGACGTCAAGGCGTCGTTCGAGCGCATTCTCGACGAGAAGACGGGCGCGGCCGCCCGCGCCAATTTCCTGTCCATCGCCGGCATCGAAACGCCGGATGCGGCGACCGTCGTGTTCCATCTGTCGCAGCCCGACGTGCCGATCCTGACGGCGATGAGCGACGTCAACGCGGCCATCGTTCCGGCAGCTGAAATCAAGGCCGGGTCGGTCGGCACCAAGGCGCTCGGCTCCGGCCCGTTCAAGCTCGACAAATGGGATCCCAACGCCAAGGAGGTGCTGAGCGCCAACAAGGACTGGGCCGGCGGCGCGACCGGCGTCGACGGCATCGAGATCAGTGTGCTGCCGGACGAGGCGGCGATCCTGGCCGCCATGCGCACCAAGCAGATCGATTTCGCCCTGCTCAACGATCCGCTGGTCGCCACGCTGGTGCCGAAAGAGGCCAGCCTGCAATTGAACCGCGTGCCGGTGCTCGCCTACCACGTGCTGCAGCTCAACCCATCGCGCAAGCCGATGACCGAGCTCCAGGTGCGCCAGGCGATCTCCTGCGCCATCGACCGGCAGGAGGTGCTGGACACCGCCTCGCTCGGCGAAGGCAAGGTCACCGGACCGCTGACCATACCGGCGCTGGCGACCGATCCGAGCCAGCTGTTCTGCTACAAGCGCGATGTCGAAAAGGCCAAGAAGCTGATGGCCGAGGCCGGCTTTGCCGACGGCCTTTCGGCGACCGTGATCGGCGCCACCGGCGAGCCGCCGACGGCGGCGGCGGAGGCGCAGGTCATCCAGTCGCAGTTGGCTGAAATCGGCGTCAAGCTCGACATCAAGATGATGGAGCTCAACGTCTATGTCGATGCCTGGCTGAAGGGTGATTTCGATATGGCGATCGCGCTCAATGGCGGCCGCGCCGACCCCTACACCATGTACAACCGCTACTGGACCAAGGCCGGCAATCTGCAGAAGGTGGCCAACTACATCGACGACACGCTGGACAGCCAGATGCAGCAGGGCCGCGCCGAGACCGACCCGACCAAACGCAAGGCGATCTTCGCCGAATTCGAAAAGCATCTCGCCGAGATGTCGCCGTGGATCTGGCTCTACACGTCCTACAGCTACACGGCCCAGCAGAAGAACATCGCCGGCTTCGTGCCGACGCCGACCGGCACGCTGTTCAGCCTGAGCAAGGTTACCATCCAGCAGTAG